The following proteins are co-located in the Microbacterium immunditiarum genome:
- the gltB gene encoding glutamate synthase large subunit — translation MASSPRVDVSRGGERAPAVGGALPPKQGMYNPAFEKDACGLAMVATLRGEAGHDIVDLALTALRNLEHRGAIGSDAGTGDGAGILTQMPDAFLRAVVDFELPPVGEYAAGMIFVPRDEDERNAQKEKIERLAASEGLTVLGWREVPTDEAHLGKLAYEARPAFEQLFLSRPAIGGAPAMSGIDLDRLTYRLRSRARTESGAYFVSLSSRTLGYKGMVTTLQLEPFYPDLQDERFASELAVVHSRYSTNTFPSWPLAQPLRMLAHNGEINTVNGNRNWMRARQSQLESQLLGDVRPLLPICTPGASDSASFDEVLELLTLTGRSLPHAMMMMVPEAYEKQADVSPELRAFYEYHSMQMEPWDGPAALIFTDGTLVGATLDRNGLRPGRWTETTDGLVVIGSETGVLDFEPSRIKRRGRLRPGRMFLVDTAQRRVIEDDEIKRELATMHPWQEWLDKGSVRLADLPDREHIVHPIASITRRQRTFGYTEEEVRILLTPMGQTGAEPLGAMGSDTPVAVLSDRPRLLFDYFTQQFAQVTNPPLDSIREEVVTSLGSGLGPERNLLSWGPDHARQVVLDFPVIDNDELAKIQHIDTALPGRTSVTIRGLYRVEAGAKGMKRRLEQMCTEVDQAIEDGAELIVLSDRDSNKDLAPIPSLLMLSAVHHHLIRKETRMKVGLVVEAGDVREVHHVATLIGYGASAVNPYLAMETVEYLVRSGFITGITPEKAVRNLIYALGKGVLKIMSKMGISTVSSYAGAQVFEAVGLSQELIDTFFTGTESKLGGIDLDVIAAENAARHAYAYPEDAAVRAHERLWTGGEYQWRRDGSPHLFNPDTVFRLQHSTRTRRYDIFREYTKLVDDQAQEVKTLRGLFRLRTDGRTPVPIDEVEPVESIVKRFSTGAMSYGSISKEAHETLAIAMNRIGGRSNTGEGGEDVERLLDPARRSAIKQVASGRFGVTSLYLTEADDIQIKLAQGAKPGEGGQLPPAKVYPWIARTRGGTAGVGLISPPPHHDIYSIEDLKQLIFDLKRANPGARVHVKLVSQSGIGAVAAGTAKALADVILISGHDGGTGASPLNSLKHAGTPWELGLAETQQTLMLNGMRDRVVVQVDGQLKTGRDVIIGALLGAEEFGFATAPLVVSGCVMMRVCHLDTCPVGVATQNPVLRSRFTGKPEFVVNFMEFIAQEVREYLAQLGFRSLDEAVGHSELLDVDGAIEHWKASGLDLSPVLEGPLFGPDEPRRNARPQEHELDKHFDVQIIERARDVIAQGGHIEVSLPIRNTERAVGTLLGHHVTRARGENGLPSGSIVVNLTGSAGQSFGAFMPAGITLRLEGDSNDYVGKGLSGGQIVIRPPRGATFDASKNVIAGNVIGYGATQGTMFLRGVVGERFLVRNSGATAVVEGVGDHALEYMTGGLAVILGPTGRNLGAGMSGGTAYVYRLDERLVNREAIAAGELSLGELGSGDAAILRDLLEQHVAETDSTLARELLDDFDEELANFVLVTPRDYAAVLQTRQEAVAEGLDPDGDVVWSRILEVTGG, via the coding sequence ATGGCTTCGAGCCCTCGTGTCGACGTGAGCCGCGGCGGCGAGCGCGCCCCGGCGGTGGGCGGCGCGCTCCCACCGAAGCAGGGCATGTACAACCCCGCCTTCGAGAAGGACGCGTGCGGCCTCGCGATGGTCGCGACGCTGCGCGGCGAGGCCGGGCACGACATCGTCGACCTCGCGCTGACGGCCCTGCGCAACCTCGAGCACCGCGGAGCGATCGGATCCGACGCGGGCACGGGTGACGGCGCGGGCATTCTGACGCAGATGCCGGATGCCTTCCTCCGCGCCGTCGTCGACTTCGAGCTTCCGCCCGTCGGGGAGTACGCCGCCGGCATGATCTTCGTGCCGCGCGACGAGGACGAGCGCAACGCGCAGAAGGAGAAGATCGAGCGGCTCGCCGCCTCCGAGGGTCTCACGGTGCTCGGCTGGCGCGAGGTGCCCACCGACGAGGCCCACCTCGGAAAGCTCGCGTACGAGGCACGTCCCGCTTTCGAGCAGCTCTTCCTCTCGCGCCCCGCAATCGGTGGCGCGCCGGCCATGTCGGGGATCGACCTGGATCGACTCACGTATCGCCTCCGCTCGCGCGCACGCACCGAGTCGGGGGCGTATTTCGTATCGCTCTCGTCTCGCACGCTCGGCTACAAGGGCATGGTCACGACGCTTCAGCTCGAGCCGTTCTATCCCGACCTGCAGGATGAGCGGTTCGCGTCCGAGCTCGCCGTCGTCCACTCCCGCTACTCGACGAACACCTTCCCGTCCTGGCCGCTCGCTCAGCCGCTGCGGATGCTCGCGCACAACGGCGAGATCAACACGGTCAACGGCAACCGGAACTGGATGCGGGCTCGGCAGTCGCAGCTCGAGTCGCAGCTCCTCGGCGATGTCCGCCCGCTGCTGCCGATCTGCACCCCCGGTGCGAGTGACTCCGCGTCGTTCGACGAGGTGCTCGAGCTGCTGACCCTCACGGGGCGCTCGCTGCCGCACGCGATGATGATGATGGTGCCCGAGGCCTACGAGAAGCAGGCCGACGTCAGCCCGGAGCTTCGCGCGTTCTACGAGTACCACTCGATGCAGATGGAGCCGTGGGACGGTCCGGCGGCGCTCATCTTCACGGACGGCACCCTCGTCGGCGCGACACTCGACCGCAACGGCCTGCGTCCCGGCCGCTGGACCGAGACGACGGACGGACTGGTCGTCATCGGCAGCGAGACCGGCGTGCTCGACTTCGAGCCCTCGCGCATCAAGCGCCGGGGGCGCCTGCGTCCCGGCCGCATGTTCCTCGTCGACACCGCGCAGCGGCGCGTCATCGAGGACGACGAGATCAAGCGCGAGCTGGCGACGATGCATCCGTGGCAGGAATGGCTCGACAAGGGCAGCGTGCGACTCGCCGACCTGCCGGATCGCGAGCACATCGTGCACCCGATCGCGTCGATCACCCGCCGTCAGCGCACCTTCGGCTACACCGAGGAAGAGGTGCGCATCCTGCTGACGCCCATGGGGCAGACGGGCGCGGAGCCGCTCGGCGCGATGGGCAGCGACACGCCGGTCGCGGTGCTGAGCGATCGCCCGCGCCTGCTGTTCGACTACTTCACGCAGCAGTTCGCGCAGGTGACGAACCCGCCGCTCGACTCGATCCGCGAAGAGGTGGTGACGTCGCTCGGCTCGGGGCTTGGCCCTGAGCGCAACCTCCTGTCGTGGGGACCCGACCACGCGCGCCAGGTCGTCCTCGACTTCCCGGTCATCGACAACGACGAGCTCGCCAAGATCCAGCACATCGACACGGCGCTCCCGGGCCGCACGTCGGTCACGATCCGGGGCCTGTACCGCGTCGAGGCAGGCGCGAAGGGCATGAAGAGGCGCCTCGAGCAGATGTGCACGGAGGTCGACCAGGCGATCGAGGACGGCGCGGAGCTCATCGTCCTGAGCGACCGCGACTCGAACAAGGACCTCGCACCGATCCCGTCGCTGCTCATGCTGTCGGCGGTGCATCACCACCTCATCCGCAAAGAGACGCGCATGAAGGTGGGCCTCGTGGTCGAGGCCGGCGACGTGCGCGAGGTGCACCACGTCGCGACGCTGATCGGGTACGGGGCATCCGCCGTCAACCCGTATCTCGCGATGGAGACCGTCGAGTACCTCGTGCGCTCGGGCTTCATCACGGGAATCACGCCCGAGAAGGCCGTGCGCAACCTCATCTACGCGCTCGGCAAGGGCGTGCTGAAGATCATGTCGAAGATGGGCATCTCGACCGTGTCGTCCTACGCGGGCGCACAGGTCTTTGAAGCCGTCGGCCTCTCGCAGGAGCTCATCGACACGTTCTTCACCGGGACCGAGTCGAAGCTCGGCGGCATCGACCTGGACGTCATCGCGGCCGAGAACGCGGCCCGGCACGCGTACGCGTACCCGGAAGACGCCGCGGTGCGCGCGCACGAGCGGCTGTGGACCGGCGGCGAGTACCAGTGGCGTCGCGACGGATCGCCGCACCTGTTCAACCCCGACACGGTCTTCCGCCTGCAGCACTCGACGCGCACGCGCCGGTACGACATCTTCCGCGAGTACACGAAGCTCGTCGACGACCAGGCACAGGAGGTCAAGACCCTGCGCGGCCTGTTCCGGCTGCGAACCGACGGCCGCACGCCCGTGCCGATCGACGAGGTCGAGCCCGTGGAGTCGATCGTCAAGCGGTTCTCGACCGGTGCGATGAGTTACGGCTCGATCTCGAAGGAGGCGCATGAGACGCTCGCCATCGCGATGAATCGCATCGGCGGCCGGTCGAACACGGGCGAGGGCGGCGAAGACGTCGAGCGGCTCCTGGACCCGGCTCGCCGGAGCGCGATCAAGCAGGTGGCCTCCGGGCGCTTCGGCGTCACGAGCCTGTACCTCACCGAAGCCGACGACATCCAGATCAAACTCGCGCAGGGCGCGAAGCCCGGTGAGGGCGGGCAGCTGCCTCCCGCCAAGGTGTATCCGTGGATCGCGCGCACGCGCGGTGGCACCGCGGGCGTCGGCCTCATCTCGCCGCCCCCGCACCACGACATCTATTCGATCGAAGACCTCAAGCAGCTCATCTTCGACCTGAAGCGCGCCAATCCCGGCGCCCGCGTGCACGTGAAGCTCGTGAGCCAGTCGGGCATCGGCGCCGTCGCCGCAGGCACCGCGAAGGCGCTCGCCGACGTGATCCTCATCTCCGGACACGACGGCGGAACGGGCGCGAGCCCGCTCAACTCGCTCAAGCACGCCGGCACGCCGTGGGAGCTCGGTCTCGCCGAGACGCAGCAGACGCTCATGCTCAACGGCATGCGCGACCGCGTCGTCGTCCAGGTCGACGGACAGCTCAAGACCGGTCGCGACGTCATCATCGGCGCGCTCCTGGGCGCCGAGGAGTTCGGGTTCGCGACGGCCCCGCTCGTCGTGTCGGGCTGCGTCATGATGCGCGTATGCCACCTCGACACGTGCCCGGTCGGCGTCGCGACGCAGAATCCGGTTCTGCGGTCGCGGTTCACCGGCAAACCCGAGTTCGTCGTCAACTTCATGGAGTTCATCGCGCAGGAGGTGCGGGAGTACCTCGCGCAGCTGGGCTTCCGTTCGCTAGACGAGGCGGTCGGCCACAGCGAGCTCCTCGACGTCGACGGCGCGATCGAGCACTGGAAGGCGAGCGGCCTCGACCTCTCGCCGGTGCTCGAAGGGCCGCTGTTCGGCCCCGACGAGCCGCGCCGCAACGCGCGCCCGCAGGAGCACGAGCTCGACAAGCACTTCGACGTGCAGATCATCGAGCGGGCGCGCGACGTCATCGCGCAGGGCGGGCACATCGAGGTCTCGCTCCCGATCCGCAACACGGAGCGCGCAGTCGGCACGCTCCTCGGTCATCACGTGACGCGGGCGCGCGGCGAGAACGGCCTTCCGTCGGGCTCGATCGTGGTGAACCTGACGGGGTCCGCGGGGCAGTCGTTCGGTGCGTTCATGCCGGCCGGCATCACGCTGCGCCTCGAAGGCGACTCGAACGACTACGTCGGAAAGGGCCTGTCGGGCGGTCAGATCGTGATCCGACCGCCGCGAGGTGCCACTTTCGACGCGTCGAAGAACGTGATCGCAGGCAACGTCATCGGCTACGGCGCGACGCAGGGCACGATGTTCCTCCGCGGAGTGGTGGGGGAGCGGTTCCTCGTGCGCAACTCGGGTGCGACCGCCGTCGTCGAGGGCGTCGGCGACCACGCGCTCGAGTACATGACGGGCGGGCTCGCCGTGATCCTCGGCCCGACCGGCCGCAACCTCGGGGCCGGCATGTCCGGCGGCACGGCCTACGTGTACCGGCTCGACGAACGGCTCGTGAACCGCGAGGCGATCGCCGCCGGCGAGCTCTCACTCGGCGAGCTCGGCTCGGGCGACGCGGCGATCCTGCGCGACCTGCTCGAGCAGCACGTCGCCGAGACGGATTCGACCCTGGCACGGGAACTCCTCGACGACTTCGACGAGGAGCTCGCGAACTTCGTGCTCGTGACTCCGCGCGACTACGCGGCCGTGCTGCAGACCCGCCAGGAGGCGGTCGCCGAGGGGCTGGACCCCGACGGCGACGTCGTCTGGAGCCGCATCCTGGAGGTGACGGGTGGCTGA
- a CDS encoding Trp biosynthesis-associated membrane protein, with protein MTRRARLLGVLAVLAAGAVGVIAATQTWLEVTLADGASDTLPVAGADAVPLLTPLSLAALAIGAALTIVGTVLRYVLGALTVLIGATLVYVVGRVVFAQPVDAVAGAVTDATGITGDAVSSLVSDIAATPWPVVALVAAVVLASAGVFVLATARRWRESARRFRTDAATASHMSGEASARPDAIDSWDELSRGEDPTA; from the coding sequence ATGACCCGTCGCGCACGGCTGCTCGGCGTCCTCGCGGTGCTCGCCGCGGGGGCAGTCGGCGTGATCGCGGCGACGCAGACGTGGCTCGAGGTGACCCTCGCGGACGGGGCGTCCGACACCCTCCCCGTCGCCGGCGCCGACGCCGTCCCGCTGCTGACCCCGCTCAGCCTCGCGGCCCTGGCGATCGGAGCGGCCCTCACGATCGTCGGCACGGTGCTGCGATACGTCCTCGGCGCGTTGACCGTCCTCATCGGCGCCACTCTGGTGTACGTCGTCGGTCGCGTCGTGTTCGCGCAGCCCGTCGACGCCGTCGCGGGAGCGGTCACCGACGCGACCGGCATCACGGGCGACGCGGTCTCGTCGCTCGTCTCCGACATCGCCGCGACGCCCTGGCCGGTCGTCGCGCTGGTCGCCGCCGTCGTCCTGGCTTCGGCGGGCGTATTCGTCCTCGCGACGGCGCGGCGCTGGCGCGAGAGTGCGCGACGCTTCCGCACGGATGCCGCCACCGCCTCGCACATGTCGGGCGAGGCATCCGCCAGACCCGACGCGATCGACTCGTGGGACGAGCTCTCGCGCGGCGAGGACCCCACTGCGTGA
- a CDS encoding DUF6704 family protein, protein MSNPIGDPGHGHSPAAWTAVVIMLLAITIGTVAFFLDMAWLVWASVVLLVVGLIVGWVMAKMGYGVNGPKYSPKAH, encoded by the coding sequence ATGAGCAACCCCATCGGCGACCCTGGCCACGGACACTCGCCTGCCGCCTGGACGGCCGTCGTCATCATGCTCCTCGCGATCACGATCGGCACGGTCGCGTTCTTCCTCGACATGGCATGGCTCGTGTGGGCGAGCGTGGTGCTGCTCGTCGTCGGCCTCATCGTCGGCTGGGTGATGGCGAAGATGGGCTATGGCGTGAACGGTCCGAAGTACTCACCGAAAGCCCACTGA
- the trpA gene encoding tryptophan synthase subunit alpha, giving the protein MTSRVAAAIDSARAAGRGAFVGYLPIGFPDLATSIEAAVTLAENGADILELGPPYSDPVMDGPVIQEATQAALAAGFRLRDTFTAVRDISRRIDIPVLVMSYWNPIVQYGVDRYADDLAAAGGAGLITPDITPEAAGEWIAASKRTGLDRVFLAAPTSTDERLELIVENSTGFVYTVSTMGITGEREQLDAAARTLVARLREHGAQHACVGIGISNAEHVAGVLEYADGAIVGTALVRALGERGLDGLAETARALAAGTALGTAK; this is encoded by the coding sequence GTGACCTCTCGCGTCGCCGCCGCCATCGACAGCGCCCGCGCCGCGGGCAGAGGAGCCTTCGTCGGGTACCTGCCCATCGGGTTCCCCGACCTCGCGACGAGCATCGAAGCCGCTGTCACGCTCGCCGAGAACGGCGCCGACATCCTCGAGCTCGGTCCGCCGTATTCCGATCCGGTCATGGACGGCCCCGTCATCCAGGAGGCCACGCAGGCGGCTCTCGCGGCGGGATTCCGCCTGCGCGACACCTTCACAGCCGTGCGCGACATCAGCCGGCGGATCGACATCCCCGTGCTCGTCATGTCGTATTGGAACCCGATCGTGCAGTACGGCGTGGACCGCTACGCCGACGATCTGGCCGCCGCTGGCGGAGCGGGCCTCATCACGCCCGACATCACGCCGGAAGCGGCGGGGGAGTGGATCGCGGCCTCGAAGCGCACCGGACTCGACCGCGTGTTCCTCGCTGCCCCCACGTCGACCGACGAACGCCTCGAGCTCATCGTCGAGAACTCGACGGGCTTCGTGTACACCGTGTCGACGATGGGCATCACCGGTGAACGAGAGCAGCTCGACGCGGCCGCACGCACGCTGGTGGCGCGTCTGCGCGAGCACGGCGCCCAGCACGCGTGCGTGGGCATCGGCATCTCGAACGCCGAACACGTCGCGGGCGTCCTCGAGTACGCCGACGGCGCCATCGTCGGCACGGCGCTCGTGCGGGCGCTGGGCGAGCGCGGGCTCGACGGCCTCGCGGAAACCGCGCGAGCACTCGCCGCGGGAACGGCCCTCGGCACCGCCAAGTAG
- the hisI gene encoding phosphoribosyl-AMP cyclohydrolase: MSQTVDERIARVAFNADGLVAAIVQQWDTLDVLMLGWMDAEALRRTLTEGRVTFWSRSRQEYWRKGDTSGNIQLLRGARLDCDGDAVLLQVEQIGPACHTGTRTCFDSDDLEPATGAPAGEEAR; this comes from the coding sequence ATGAGCCAGACCGTGGACGAACGCATCGCACGCGTCGCCTTCAACGCCGATGGCCTCGTGGCCGCCATCGTGCAGCAGTGGGACACGCTCGACGTCCTGATGCTGGGCTGGATGGATGCCGAGGCCCTGCGCCGGACGCTCACCGAGGGACGCGTGACTTTCTGGTCGCGGTCGCGCCAGGAGTACTGGCGCAAGGGCGACACGTCGGGCAACATCCAGCTCCTGCGCGGCGCGCGTCTCGACTGCGACGGCGACGCCGTGCTGCTCCAAGTCGAGCAGATCGGGCCAGCGTGCCACACCGGCACACGCACGTGCTTCGACTCCGACGACCTCGAGCCCGCGACCGGCGCCCCGGCTGGCGAAGAAGCCCGATGA
- the hisF gene encoding imidazole glycerol phosphate synthase subunit HisF, translating to MSLACRVIPCLDVAAGRVVKGVNFLNLRDMGDPVELAALYFERGADELTFLDVTATVDERATMYEVVQRTAEQVFIPLTVGGGVRSADDVGRLLSVGADKVGVNSAAIARHELIDEIADRFGAQVLVLSLDVKRASTGVTDRYPSGFVVTTHGGRTETDLDALAWAREAIERGVGELLVNSIDADGTREGFDLELVALMREISSVPVIASGGAGSVEHFAPAVRAGADAVLAASVFHSGQLTVGQVKAAMAAEGIVVRDGAAIADAVSEGSGPA from the coding sequence ATGAGCCTCGCATGCCGTGTCATCCCGTGCCTCGACGTGGCCGCGGGCCGCGTCGTGAAGGGCGTCAACTTCCTGAACCTGCGCGACATGGGAGACCCCGTCGAGCTTGCCGCCCTCTACTTCGAGCGGGGCGCCGACGAGCTGACGTTCCTCGACGTCACTGCCACGGTCGACGAGCGGGCGACGATGTACGAGGTCGTGCAGCGCACGGCCGAGCAGGTGTTCATCCCCCTCACGGTGGGCGGGGGAGTGCGCTCGGCCGATGACGTGGGCCGTCTCCTGTCGGTCGGCGCCGACAAGGTGGGCGTCAACTCGGCGGCGATCGCCCGTCACGAGCTCATCGACGAGATCGCCGACCGCTTCGGCGCGCAGGTGCTCGTGCTTTCGCTCGACGTGAAGCGGGCTTCGACCGGGGTCACCGATCGATACCCGTCCGGCTTCGTCGTGACGACCCACGGCGGGCGCACCGAGACCGACCTCGACGCGCTCGCGTGGGCGCGCGAGGCGATCGAGCGCGGAGTCGGTGAGCTGCTCGTCAACTCGATCGACGCCGACGGCACGCGCGAGGGCTTCGACCTCGAGCTCGTGGCGCTCATGCGCGAGATCTCGAGCGTGCCGGTCATCGCGTCGGGCGGGGCGGGAAGCGTCGAGCACTTCGCGCCCGCGGTGCGCGCCGGTGCCGATGCGGTGCTCGCCGCGAGCGTGTTCCACTCCGGGCAGCTCACGGTCGGGCAGGTCAAGGCCGCCATGGCGGCCGAGGGCATCGTGGTGCGCGACGGCGCGGCGATCGCGGATGCAGTCAGCGAGGGGAGCGGGCCCGCATGA
- the trpB gene encoding tryptophan synthase subunit beta: MSLRAQTGPFFGDFGGRYMPESLIAAIDELTVVYEEAIADPAFQAELRRLLHSYAGRPSPITEVSRFAEYAGGARVFLKREDLNHTGSHKINNVIGQALLTKRLGKTRVIAETGAGQHGVATATAAALFGFDCTIYMGEVDTQRQALNVARMRLLGAEVVPVRTGSRTLKDAINEAYRDWVASVETTNYIFGTAAGPHPFPAMVRDFQKIIGEEARAQLLDEVGRLPDAVLACVGGGSNAIGMFDAFLDDEGVRLYGVEAAGDGVDTDRHAASIERGRPGVLHGARTFVLQDEDGQTIESHSISAGLDYPGVGPEHAWLAAIGRAQYIPATDAEAMDALRLLSETEGIIPAIESAHALAGAMRIGRELGPDALLAVCLSGRGDKDMDTAARWFGLYDEETAP, encoded by the coding sequence GTGAGCCTGCGCGCACAGACCGGACCGTTCTTCGGCGACTTCGGCGGACGCTACATGCCCGAGTCGCTCATCGCGGCGATCGACGAGCTGACCGTCGTCTACGAGGAGGCGATCGCGGACCCTGCCTTCCAGGCCGAGCTGCGGCGGCTGCTGCACTCGTATGCGGGGCGCCCGTCGCCCATCACCGAGGTGTCCCGCTTCGCCGAGTACGCGGGCGGCGCGCGCGTCTTCCTCAAGCGCGAGGACCTGAACCACACCGGGTCGCACAAGATCAACAACGTGATCGGCCAGGCGCTGCTCACGAAGCGGCTCGGCAAGACGCGCGTGATCGCCGAGACGGGCGCCGGGCAGCACGGTGTCGCGACGGCGACCGCCGCGGCGCTGTTCGGCTTCGACTGCACGATCTACATGGGCGAGGTCGACACGCAGCGCCAGGCGCTCAACGTCGCGCGGATGCGCCTCCTGGGCGCCGAGGTCGTGCCGGTCCGCACCGGATCGCGCACGCTCAAGGACGCCATCAACGAGGCGTACCGCGACTGGGTCGCGAGCGTCGAGACGACCAACTACATCTTCGGGACAGCGGCGGGGCCGCATCCGTTCCCCGCCATGGTGCGCGACTTCCAGAAGATCATCGGCGAAGAGGCCCGCGCCCAGCTCCTTGACGAGGTCGGACGCCTTCCCGACGCCGTGCTCGCGTGCGTCGGGGGAGGCTCCAACGCCATCGGCATGTTCGACGCGTTCCTCGACGACGAAGGCGTGCGGCTGTACGGCGTCGAGGCGGCCGGCGACGGCGTCGACACCGATCGGCACGCCGCCTCGATCGAGCGCGGGCGTCCGGGCGTGCTTCACGGGGCGCGCACGTTCGTGCTGCAGGACGAGGATGGCCAGACGATCGAGTCCCACTCGATCTCGGCCGGCCTCGACTACCCGGGTGTCGGGCCCGAGCACGCGTGGCTCGCCGCGATCGGCCGCGCCCAGTACATCCCTGCGACGGACGCCGAGGCCATGGACGCCCTGCGCCTGCTCTCCGAGACCGAGGGCATCATCCCGGCGATCGAGTCCGCGCACGCGCTGGCCGGAGCGATGCGGATCGGGCGGGAGCTGGGGCCCGACGCCCTGCTCGCGGTGTGCCTCTCGGGCCGAGGCGACAAGGACATGGACACCGCCGCACGCTGGTTCGGCCTGTACGACGAGGAGACCGCGCCGTGA
- the trpC gene encoding indole-3-glycerol phosphate synthase TrpC: protein MLADLTAGAVEDAEARASQRPLAVVEAAASAQAPARDALAALAPADHVKIIAEVKRASPSRGDLAAIPDPALQATLYEQGGASAISVLTEGRRFKGSLTDLEAVKAAVSLPVLRKDFIATEYQVLEARAAGADLVLLIVAALEQPVLARLHALILDLGMTPLVETHSADEVERANELGARVVGVNARDLTTFELDRDLFGRLADRISPDAVKIAESAVLAPADVAHYRGAGADVVLIGEALVTGDPVATLRSFLAAGASVSSTDRRSAS, encoded by the coding sequence GTGCTCGCCGACCTGACGGCCGGCGCGGTGGAGGATGCCGAGGCTCGCGCCTCGCAGCGGCCGCTCGCCGTCGTCGAGGCGGCCGCTTCGGCGCAGGCTCCCGCGCGCGACGCCCTCGCCGCGCTGGCGCCGGCCGACCACGTCAAGATCATCGCCGAGGTCAAGCGCGCGAGCCCCTCGCGCGGCGACCTCGCCGCGATCCCCGATCCCGCCCTGCAGGCGACGCTGTACGAGCAGGGCGGCGCATCCGCGATCTCCGTCCTCACCGAGGGGCGCCGGTTCAAGGGCAGCCTGACCGACCTCGAGGCCGTCAAGGCCGCGGTGTCCCTGCCCGTTCTCCGCAAGGACTTCATCGCGACCGAGTATCAGGTGCTCGAGGCGCGCGCCGCAGGCGCCGACCTCGTTCTCCTGATCGTCGCGGCCCTTGAGCAGCCGGTGCTGGCGCGACTGCACGCTCTCATCCTCGATCTCGGCATGACACCGCTCGTCGAGACGCACTCGGCCGACGAGGTCGAACGCGCCAACGAGCTCGGTGCGCGCGTCGTCGGCGTCAACGCCCGTGACCTCACGACTTTCGAGCTTGACCGTGACCTCTTCGGCCGGCTCGCGGACCGCATCTCGCCCGACGCGGTGAAGATCGCCGAGTCCGCCGTCCTCGCGCCCGCCGACGTCGCGCACTATCGCGGGGCGGGTGCCGACGTCGTGCTCATCGGCGAGGCTCTCGTGACCGGCGACCCCGTCGCGACGCTCCGCTCGTTCCTGGCGGCCGGGGCATCCGTCTCATCGACTGACAGGAGGAGCGCGTCGTGA
- the lgt gene encoding prolipoprotein diacylglyceryl transferase, with protein sequence MIHAAAQTAFASIPSPPVSYFDVGPLRIHFYALCIILGIIVAVLLTNWRLTKRGAEPWVVIDIALLAVPLAIIVARIYHVVTHWDFYFGEGRNPLSALYIWEGGIAIYGSLIGGAIGAWLGCRWTGIRFTSFADALAPGLLLAQAIGRFGNWFNHELFGLPTDLPWGLEIASDNPAFPPGLAEGTLFHPTFLYEVIWNGLGVVVLLWAGRRFRLQWGRLFGLYLVWYSAGRVVWESIRIDPSEIILGLRTNVWAAIIGVLLGLAIFFVQKRRHPGFEPSPYVPGREWTPEGAVQSQDTQEYVDTSEPPADGVPEGTATSAPASK encoded by the coding sequence ATGATCCATGCCGCCGCGCAGACCGCGTTCGCCAGCATCCCGAGTCCTCCGGTCAGCTATTTCGACGTCGGTCCGCTCCGCATCCACTTCTACGCGCTGTGCATCATCCTCGGCATCATCGTCGCGGTGCTCCTGACCAACTGGCGCCTCACGAAGCGCGGGGCCGAGCCGTGGGTGGTCATCGACATCGCGCTGCTCGCGGTGCCGCTCGCGATCATCGTCGCGCGCATCTACCACGTCGTCACGCATTGGGACTTCTACTTCGGCGAGGGAAGGAACCCCCTGTCCGCCCTGTACATCTGGGAGGGCGGCATCGCGATCTACGGATCGCTCATCGGCGGCGCGATCGGCGCCTGGCTCGGGTGCCGCTGGACGGGCATCCGCTTCACGTCCTTCGCCGACGCCCTCGCGCCCGGCCTCCTGCTGGCGCAGGCGATCGGCCGCTTCGGCAATTGGTTCAACCACGAACTGTTCGGCCTGCCGACCGACCTGCCGTGGGGCCTCGAGATCGCCTCGGACAACCCCGCGTTCCCGCCCGGACTGGCCGAGGGCACGCTGTTCCACCCGACCTTCCTCTACGAGGTGATCTGGAACGGGCTCGGCGTGGTCGTGCTGCTGTGGGCCGGTCGCCGATTCCGCCTGCAGTGGGGGCGCCTGTTCGGCCTGTACCTCGTCTGGTACAGCGCGGGCCGCGTCGTGTGGGAGTCGATCCGCATCGATCCCAGCGAGATCATCCTCGGCCTGCGTACCAACGTGTGGGCCGCGATCATCGGCGTGCTGCTCGGCCTCGCCATCTTCTTCGTACAGAAGAGGCGGCACCCCGGGTTCGAGCCGTCGCCCTATGTGCCCGGTCGCGAGTGGACGCCCGAGGGCGCTGTACAATCGCAGGACACTCAGGAGTACGTCGACACCAGCGAACCCCCGGCAGACGGCGTTCCAGAGGGCACAGCCACAAGCGCACCCGCCAGCAAGTAG